A section of the Bryobacteraceae bacterium genome encodes:
- the arcB gene encoding ornithine carbamoyltransferase, catabolic has translation MTEPPPSTFPRVRAGDLTSDLDITAEELRQLLDLAGRVKRHPERYRLALRGRILSLLFEKPSLRTRMTFEVAAKQLGGDAILNTGPVGGREPVEDVARNLERWTDLIVARTFSQETVDALARFAKIPVVNALSDLYHPCQALADMQTLREQWGEWRGHKLAFVGDGNNVAHSLMLDAARLGLDFACITPPGYEPRPEIVAKAREFAVETGALIEVTNDLDEGLRGAGAVYTDVWASMGFEHEAAERARVFAAYQVNRELMARALPGAFFMHCLPAHREEEVTTEVIESPVSLVFEQAENRLHAQKALLLMLLDGPAH, from the coding sequence ATGACGGAGCCGCCTCCCTCGACTTTCCCCCGCGTGCGGGCGGGGGACCTGACGTCGGACCTCGACATCACCGCAGAAGAGTTGCGCCAGTTGCTGGATCTGGCGGGGCGCGTGAAGCGCCACCCGGAGCGCTACCGTCTCGCGTTGCGGGGCCGGATCTTGAGTCTGCTGTTTGAAAAACCTTCGCTGCGCACGCGGATGACATTTGAGGTGGCGGCAAAGCAGCTGGGCGGCGATGCAATTTTAAACACGGGGCCGGTCGGCGGGAGAGAGCCAGTGGAAGATGTCGCGCGCAATCTGGAGCGATGGACGGACCTGATCGTGGCGCGCACCTTTTCGCAGGAGACGGTGGACGCGCTGGCGCGCTTTGCGAAGATCCCGGTGGTGAATGCCCTGAGCGACCTCTATCACCCCTGTCAGGCGCTGGCCGACATGCAGACGCTGCGCGAGCAGTGGGGCGAATGGCGGGGACACAAGCTGGCCTTCGTCGGCGATGGCAACAACGTGGCCCATTCGCTGATGCTGGATGCGGCGCGGCTGGGTCTCGATTTTGCCTGCATCACGCCTCCCGGCTACGAACCGCGCCCCGAAATTGTGGCGAAAGCGCGCGAGTTCGCCGTGGAGACGGGAGCTCTCATCGAGGTCACCAACGACCTGGACGAAGGCCTGCGCGGGGCGGGCGCCGTGTACACCGACGTCTGGGCCTCGATGGGCTTCGAGCACGAGGCGGCCGAGCGGGCCCGCGTGTTCGCCGCCTATCAGGTGAACCGCGAACTGATGGCCAGGGCGCTGCCCGGCGCCTTTTTCATGCACTGCCTGCCGGCCCACCGCGAGGAGGAGGTGACGACGGAGGTGATCGAATCTCCGGTCTCGCTGGTCTTTGAACAGGCCGAAAACCGCCTGCACGCGCAGAAGGCGCTGTTGCTCATGCTGCTGGACGGTCCGGCACACTAA
- a CDS encoding peptidase S9 encodes MNRLRVSPLLHAALVSFLTLLPLAAPGRAQTKKPVTLEALAQAGGRVGPPMAQPFWSPRGGRLAVIRGDRLLLQDAASGEEKEIASLAELGKRAAPYAQPEAMMWENRRVREQRVAWSQDGTKLLILAGGDLFLWDEAAGQVEQLTSTPVPERDPKLSPDGTKVSFRRGRELFVLEVASKKVIQLTHDSSETRWNAMLDWVYPEELDLGTAHWWSPDSTRIAYMQFDVSREPLYPHGDFLRIQAVGEPQRYPKAGQPNADVRVGVVAAAGGPTRWMDFGETRDHLVARVHWSPDSRSVLAHRLNRVQNHLWILAADAGSGQSRLLIEETDPAWINITDDFHVLPDGRILRTSEQSGFRHIYLHDASGKLLRQLTRGDWEVTGIACVDAARQAVYFTSTEVSPLERHLYRTDFQGGPPRRLTEAAGTHSIQMSPACDDYLDTFSSLDSPPRTTLHDSSGKQLRVWREADTKILEEYEILKTEIHRFQGSDGTVFYGRLIRPVHFDPKKKYPAIVTIYGGPHAQSVRNAWPGGINWEQVMAHRGFVIWQMDNRGSSGRGHRFETPLYRRLGRQELADQLEGIRYLTGLGFVDPERIGVQGWSYGGFMTLYCLLHAPEVFRAGAAGAAVTDWRNYDTIYTERYLGLPEENEEGYRESSPVHHAANLKGRLLLIHNIEDDNVLFANALQMMNALQSAGKSFQTLIYPQKSHGLMGKASQHRWQEQTRFFEEALR; translated from the coding sequence ATGAACCGTCTGAGAGTCTCGCCGCTATTGCACGCCGCACTGGTCAGTTTCCTCACGCTGCTGCCTCTGGCCGCGCCTGGCCGCGCGCAGACAAAGAAGCCGGTGACCCTGGAAGCGCTGGCGCAGGCCGGCGGCCGCGTGGGGCCGCCCATGGCCCAGCCCTTCTGGTCGCCCCGCGGCGGGCGCCTGGCGGTGATCCGCGGCGACAGGCTGCTGCTTCAGGACGCGGCCAGCGGCGAGGAAAAGGAAATCGCTTCGCTGGCCGAACTCGGCAAACGGGCGGCGCCCTACGCACAACCCGAGGCAATGATGTGGGAGAACCGCCGCGTGCGCGAGCAGCGCGTCGCATGGTCCCAGGACGGCACGAAGCTGCTGATCCTGGCCGGCGGTGATCTCTTCCTCTGGGACGAGGCGGCGGGCCAGGTCGAGCAGCTGACATCGACTCCCGTACCCGAACGCGACCCGAAGCTGTCGCCTGACGGAACCAAAGTCAGCTTCCGCCGCGGCCGCGAGCTCTTCGTGCTCGAAGTCGCGTCGAAAAAGGTGATCCAACTCACTCACGACAGCTCCGAGACGCGCTGGAACGCCATGCTCGATTGGGTCTATCCGGAAGAGCTCGACCTCGGCACGGCGCACTGGTGGTCGCCCGACTCCACGCGCATCGCTTACATGCAGTTTGACGTCAGCCGCGAGCCGCTCTATCCGCACGGCGATTTCCTCAGGATCCAGGCCGTCGGCGAGCCGCAGCGTTATCCCAAGGCGGGCCAGCCAAACGCCGACGTGCGCGTGGGCGTCGTTGCGGCCGCTGGCGGACCCACGCGCTGGATGGACTTCGGCGAAACCCGCGACCACCTCGTCGCGCGCGTGCACTGGAGCCCGGACTCCAGATCCGTCCTCGCGCACCGGCTCAACCGCGTCCAGAACCATCTATGGATCCTTGCGGCCGACGCCGGCTCCGGGCAGTCCCGGCTGCTGATCGAAGAGACCGATCCGGCATGGATCAACATCACTGACGATTTTCACGTGCTGCCCGACGGCCGCATCCTCCGCACCAGCGAACAGAGCGGCTTCCGCCACATCTACCTGCACGATGCGTCCGGAAAGCTCCTCCGCCAGCTCACCCGCGGCGATTGGGAAGTGACCGGCATCGCCTGCGTTGACGCCGCCCGCCAAGCCGTCTACTTCACCAGCACCGAGGTCAGCCCGCTCGAACGGCATCTGTACCGGACGGACTTCCAGGGCGGACCGCCCCGGCGGTTGACCGAGGCAGCGGGCACGCACTCGATCCAGATGAGCCCTGCCTGCGATGATTACCTCGACACGTTCTCCAGCCTGGACTCGCCGCCGCGGACCACGCTTCATGATTCCAGCGGAAAACAGCTCCGCGTCTGGCGCGAAGCGGATACGAAAATTCTGGAAGAATACGAAATTCTCAAGACGGAAATCCACCGGTTTCAGGGTTCCGACGGCACGGTATTTTACGGCCGTCTCATCCGGCCCGTGCATTTTGATCCGAAGAAAAAATACCCGGCGATTGTCACCATTTACGGCGGACCCCACGCCCAGAGCGTCCGCAACGCCTGGCCCGGAGGCATCAACTGGGAACAGGTGATGGCTCACCGCGGCTTCGTCATCTGGCAGATGGACAACCGTGGCTCCAGCGGCCGCGGCCACCGTTTTGAGACGCCGCTCTACCGCCGGCTCGGCCGGCAGGAGCTGGCCGATCAGCTCGAGGGCATCCGCTATCTCACTGGCCTCGGATTCGTCGATCCGGAGCGGATCGGGGTGCAGGGCTGGAGCTATGGCGGGTTCATGACGCTCTATTGCCTGCTGCACGCGCCTGAAGTGTTCAGGGCGGGCGCCGCCGGCGCCGCCGTCACCGATTGGCGAAACTACGACACCATCTACACCGAACGATATCTCGGGCTGCCGGAAGAAAACGAAGAAGGATATCGCGAAAGCTCGCCAGTCCATCACGCGGCCAACCTGAAGGGCCGGCTGCTACTGATCCACAACATCGAGGACGACAATGTGCTGTTCGCCAATGCACTGCAAATGATGAACGCGCTCCAGTCGGCGGGCAAGTCCTTTCAGACCCTGATCTACCCGCAGAAAAGCCACGGGCTGATGGGCAAGGCGAGCCAGCACCGGTGGCAGGAACAGACACGGTTCTTCGAGGAGGCGCTCCGCTGA
- a CDS encoding putative pre-16S rRNA nuclease yields MGRRRIGLAIALEGAAVHGLAALVRRSPAEDIARLRRIAGERGVTRFVVGLPLNMDGTESEMTREVRSLAERLARETGIEVVYQDERLTSFEAEERLRQRGMNLKKMLAAKRRGAVDELAAVLILEDYLARMSCPE; encoded by the coding sequence GTGGGCCGCCGGCGCATTGGCCTCGCCATTGCGCTGGAGGGCGCGGCCGTCCATGGCCTGGCTGCGCTGGTGCGCCGCTCGCCGGCGGAGGACATCGCGCGTCTGAGGCGCATCGCCGGCGAGCGCGGAGTCACGCGTTTCGTCGTGGGTCTTCCTCTGAACATGGACGGCACGGAGAGCGAAATGACCCGGGAGGTGCGCTCATTGGCCGAGCGCCTGGCACGCGAGACGGGGATCGAGGTGGTTTATCAGGACGAGCGGCTGACTTCGTTCGAGGCAGAAGAACGCCTTCGTCAGCGCGGCATGAATCTGAAAAAGATGCTGGCGGCGAAGCGCCGTGGCGCGGTGGACGAGCTGGCTGCGGTGCTGATCCTTGAAGACTATCTCGCCAGGATGAGCTGCCCGGAATGA
- a CDS encoding aminodeoxychorismate lyase, protein MSKRLMLAAAALVAGAGAIFYFVHADRYAAFSGEVFVDIPLGTSTPRVAAMLADAGVVRHPLVFLAARALHPRLRPQAGEYRFAEPAAPAEILRRLARGDVYTIELRVPEGTDVFDLAQLVEAAGLGRAEEFLRLALPHEGYLFPSTYFFRRHTRPEQIVETMRAQFEKVWRELGGPEDRKREIVILASLVEAEAVKDEERARIARVFLNRLRKGMRLECDPTVKYAARREGRWRGVIHRSDLESRNRYNTYVWYGLPPGPITNPGRASLKAALHPAETNELYFVARPRGNGEHVFSADYESHQKAVREYRRGQNHAQAPRGDSRLAPQPGRRPR, encoded by the coding sequence ATGAGCAAGCGCCTGATGCTGGCCGCGGCAGCCCTTGTGGCTGGCGCGGGCGCCATTTTTTATTTCGTGCACGCGGACCGTTACGCTGCGTTTTCCGGCGAAGTGTTTGTCGATATCCCTCTCGGCACTTCCACGCCGCGCGTGGCGGCGATGCTGGCCGACGCCGGCGTCGTTCGCCATCCGTTGGTGTTTCTGGCAGCGCGGGCACTGCATCCGCGCCTCAGACCGCAGGCGGGCGAATATCGATTTGCGGAGCCTGCCGCGCCCGCCGAAATTCTGCGGCGGCTTGCACGCGGCGACGTCTACACGATTGAGCTCCGCGTGCCCGAGGGCACGGATGTCTTCGACCTTGCGCAACTGGTGGAGGCCGCGGGGCTGGGCCGCGCGGAGGAGTTTCTGCGGCTGGCGCTGCCGCATGAGGGTTACCTGTTCCCTTCGACGTACTTCTTTCGCCGCCACACGCGGCCGGAACAGATCGTGGAGACCATGCGGGCACAGTTCGAAAAGGTCTGGCGCGAGCTGGGCGGGCCGGAGGACCGGAAGCGCGAGATCGTGATCCTGGCTTCGCTGGTCGAGGCCGAGGCGGTGAAGGACGAAGAGCGCGCCCGCATCGCCCGCGTCTTCCTGAACCGCCTGAGGAAAGGCATGCGGCTGGAGTGCGACCCGACGGTGAAGTACGCGGCCAGGCGGGAGGGCCGCTGGCGCGGCGTGATTCACCGCAGCGACCTGGAGAGCCGGAACCGTTACAACACCTACGTCTGGTATGGGCTGCCGCCCGGACCGATCACAAACCCCGGGCGCGCGTCGCTCAAGGCCGCGCTGCACCCGGCCGAAACAAATGAGCTCTATTTTGTCGCACGCCCGCGGGGCAACGGAGAACACGTCTTCAGCGCGGACTACGAATCCCATCAGAAGGCGGTGCGAGAATATCGGCGGGGGCAGAACCATGCGCAGGCGCCGCGCGGAGATTCTCGCCTGGCTCCGCAGCCAGGGCGCAGGCCGCGTTGA
- the serS gene encoding serine--tRNA ligase: MHDLAYFRANLEAIARRLADRGYVLDVEDFRSLDERRRAAITEAEQLRARRNVQSQEIGRLKKAGQDTSALQAEVRALGDRIAALEEQARALDEEFRSKLASVPNVPHESVPKGASSEDNVEIKRWGAPREFPFQPKAHWDLGPQLGILDFERAAKITGARFAVYMGAGARLERALINFMLDLHTREHGYTEVLPPFLVNSASLFGTGQLPKFAADLFKCENYDFWLIPTAEVPVTNLHREETLDADALPVRYCAFTPCFRSEAGSYGRDVRGIIRQHQFQKVELVAFAHPEKSYEELERLTESAEHVLERLGLPYRRVVLCTGDMGFASAKTFDLEVWMPGQQAYREISSCSNFESFQARRAGIRFRSGKGKAEYAHTLNGSGLAVGRTWVAVVENFQQADGSVVLPEALRPYLNAEIIDSKGQLR, encoded by the coding sequence ATGCACGACCTGGCCTACTTCCGCGCCAATCTGGAAGCGATCGCCCGGCGGCTGGCCGACCGGGGCTACGTCCTCGATGTGGAAGACTTTCGGTCGCTCGACGAACGCCGACGCGCCGCCATCACTGAGGCCGAGCAGCTCCGCGCCAGACGGAATGTGCAGAGCCAGGAAATCGGCCGACTGAAAAAGGCGGGGCAGGACACCAGCGCCTTGCAGGCCGAAGTGCGCGCGCTCGGCGACCGCATCGCCGCTCTCGAAGAACAGGCGCGCGCGCTCGATGAGGAGTTCCGCTCGAAGCTCGCCTCCGTGCCCAACGTGCCGCACGAGTCCGTGCCGAAGGGCGCCTCCAGCGAAGACAATGTCGAAATCAAACGCTGGGGCGCGCCGCGTGAGTTTCCCTTCCAGCCGAAGGCGCACTGGGATCTCGGTCCCCAACTGGGCATCCTCGACTTCGAGCGCGCCGCCAAAATCACCGGCGCGCGTTTCGCCGTCTATATGGGCGCCGGCGCCAGGCTCGAGCGCGCGCTCATCAACTTCATGCTCGACCTTCACACGCGCGAGCACGGCTACACCGAGGTGCTTCCGCCGTTTCTGGTGAATTCGGCCTCGCTGTTCGGCACCGGCCAGTTGCCGAAGTTCGCCGCCGACCTGTTCAAGTGCGAGAACTACGATTTCTGGCTGATCCCCACCGCGGAGGTGCCGGTGACCAATCTCCACCGCGAGGAGACGCTGGATGCCGACGCGCTCCCCGTCCGCTATTGCGCCTTCACTCCGTGTTTCCGCAGCGAAGCGGGCTCCTACGGACGCGACGTGCGCGGCATCATCCGTCAACACCAGTTCCAGAAGGTGGAGCTGGTCGCCTTCGCCCATCCCGAAAAGAGTTACGAGGAGCTGGAGCGGCTGACCGAGAGCGCCGAGCACGTCCTCGAGCGTCTCGGGCTGCCCTATCGGCGCGTGGTGCTGTGCACGGGCGACATGGGCTTCGCCTCGGCCAAGACGTTTGATCTCGAGGTCTGGATGCCCGGCCAGCAGGCCTACCGCGAAATCAGCTCCTGCTCGAACTTTGAAAGCTTCCAGGCTCGCCGGGCAGGCATCCGGTTCCGTTCGGGCAAAGGCAAGGCCGAGTATGCGCACACGCTGAATGGCAGCGGCCTGGCGGTGGGGCGCACCTGGGTCGCCGTGGTCGAAAACTTCCAGCAGGCCGACGGCTCGGTGGTGCTGCCAGAGGCGTTGCGTCCTTATTTGAACGCCGAAATCATCGACTCCAAAGGCCAGCTCCGCTAG
- a CDS encoding tungsten formylmethanofuran dehydrogenase subunit E, whose amino-acid sequence MATARPVTVPAKTSTPDYCGLDREDFQRAFRIMQTSRRLDDREVMLKRQNRIYFQISGAGHEAIQTAAGMALRPGYDWFHLYYRDRALALALGVTPEQMLLESVGAAVGPASGGRQMPSHWSSPELHIFTGSSPTGTQYLHAVGCAEASRFYGNHPDEVTLVSGGEGSTSEGEFWEALNAACLNRLPVLFLIQDNGWAISVPVEKQTPGGSISRLVTGFPHLKIIECDGTDFLASYRAMTEAAAWVRGGAGPALVHAHCIRPYSHSLSDDERLYKTEAERAAEAARDPIICFPRWLITENLLEEVAYKRICHEVDMEIAEITERVLKAEPPHPSTALRYLYSPDVDPCSDSFLREPQLEGEPRTMVEEINLTLAEELERNPHMVIFGEDVADCSREENLREVKGKGGVFKATHGLQTRFGSRRVFNAPIAEAAIVGRAIGMASRGMKPVVEIQFFDYIWPAMMQIRDELANIRWRSNNAWKAPLVIRVAIGGYLNGGAIYHSQCGEVAFTHIPGLRVVFPSNALDACGLLRTAIRCDDPVLFLEHKRLYREPYNRSPHPGPDFTIPFGRARIVKPGHDLTIITYGMTVQKSLVAASWIEQKNPERTIEIIDLRTLAPYDWETIAHSVRKTNRALVVHEDMLSFGYGAEIAARIAGELFEHLDAPVARVAALDTWVGYHPDLEDAILPQTADIQREAERLLAY is encoded by the coding sequence ATGGCGACCGCCAGACCTGTGACCGTGCCCGCAAAGACCTCAACACCTGACTACTGCGGCCTGGACCGCGAAGACTTCCAGCGCGCCTTCCGCATCATGCAGACCTCGCGCCGGCTCGACGACCGCGAGGTGATGCTGAAGCGGCAGAACCGCATCTATTTCCAGATCAGCGGCGCCGGCCATGAGGCCATCCAGACGGCCGCCGGCATGGCGTTGCGGCCCGGCTATGACTGGTTCCACCTCTACTACCGCGACCGCGCCCTGGCGCTCGCCCTTGGGGTCACACCCGAGCAGATGCTGCTCGAAAGCGTTGGCGCCGCGGTGGGGCCGGCCTCCGGCGGACGTCAGATGCCCTCGCACTGGTCGAGCCCCGAGCTGCACATCTTCACCGGATCCTCGCCCACGGGTACGCAGTACCTGCATGCGGTCGGCTGCGCCGAAGCCTCGCGATTTTATGGCAACCACCCGGACGAGGTGACGCTGGTCTCCGGCGGCGAGGGCTCCACCAGCGAGGGCGAATTCTGGGAGGCGCTCAACGCTGCCTGCCTGAACCGCCTGCCGGTGTTGTTTCTGATCCAGGACAACGGCTGGGCCATTTCCGTGCCGGTGGAAAAGCAGACTCCCGGCGGCAGCATCTCACGGCTGGTTACCGGATTCCCGCACCTGAAAATCATTGAGTGCGACGGCACCGACTTTCTCGCCTCGTACCGGGCGATGACCGAGGCGGCCGCCTGGGTTCGCGGCGGCGCCGGGCCGGCGCTGGTGCACGCCCACTGCATCCGCCCCTATTCGCACTCGCTGAGCGACGATGAACGGCTTTACAAGACCGAGGCGGAGCGGGCCGCCGAAGCGGCGCGCGATCCGATCATCTGTTTTCCGCGCTGGCTGATCACGGAGAACCTGCTCGAAGAGGTCGCTTACAAGCGCATCTGCCACGAAGTGGACATGGAGATCGCCGAGATCACCGAGCGCGTGCTCAAGGCCGAGCCGCCGCACCCGTCCACGGCGCTGCGCTACCTCTACTCGCCGGACGTGGATCCCTGCTCGGACAGCTTCCTTCGGGAGCCGCAGCTCGAAGGCGAGCCGCGCACGATGGTCGAGGAGATCAACCTTACGCTGGCTGAAGAACTGGAACGGAACCCGCACATGGTCATCTTCGGCGAGGACGTGGCCGATTGCAGCCGCGAGGAGAACCTGCGCGAGGTGAAGGGCAAGGGCGGCGTCTTCAAGGCGACGCACGGCCTGCAAACACGCTTTGGCTCGCGGCGCGTCTTCAATGCGCCCATCGCCGAGGCGGCCATCGTGGGCCGCGCCATCGGCATGGCCAGCCGCGGCATGAAGCCGGTGGTTGAAATCCAGTTCTTCGATTACATCTGGCCGGCGATGATGCAGATCCGCGACGAGCTGGCCAACATCCGCTGGCGCTCGAACAACGCCTGGAAGGCGCCGCTGGTCATCCGCGTTGCCATCGGCGGCTATCTCAACGGCGGCGCCATTTACCACAGTCAGTGCGGCGAGGTCGCTTTCACGCACATCCCCGGCCTGCGCGTCGTCTTCCCGTCCAACGCACTCGACGCCTGCGGCCTGCTCCGCACCGCCATCCGCTGCGACGATCCAGTACTGTTTCTCGAGCACAAGCGCCTCTACCGCGAGCCGTACAACCGCAGCCCGCATCCGGGCCCGGACTTCACCATCCCCTTTGGCCGCGCCCGCATCGTCAAGCCCGGCCACGATCTGACGATCATCACGTACGGGATGACGGTGCAGAAGTCGCTGGTGGCGGCCAGCTGGATTGAGCAGAAGAACCCGGAGCGCACGATCGAAATCATCGACCTGCGCACGCTCGCTCCCTACGACTGGGAGACGATCGCGCACAGCGTGCGGAAGACGAACCGCGCACTGGTGGTGCATGAAGACATGCTCAGCTTCGGCTATGGCGCGGAAATCGCCGCGCGCATCGCCGGCGAGCTGTTCGAGCATCTGGATGCGCCCGTGGCGCGCGTGGCCGCGCTGGACACCTGGGTCGGCTACCACCCGGACCTCGAAGACGCCATCCTGCCGCAGACGGCCGACATCCAGCGCGAGGCGGAGCGGCTGCTGGCCTACTGA
- a CDS encoding D-ribitol-5-phosphate phosphatase — protein MIRTLIFDLGRVIVPFDFRRAYEAMSRRCGLPPEQLRARLAADGLVRAFESGRMGAADFHRRVQELLETDVEIEEFKEIWFSIFLPETLISCDFLARLHVNYRLVLLSNTNPIHFEMIRARYPLLRHFDAFTLSYEVGAMKPEPEIYAAAVEAARCAPRECFFTDDIPEYVEAARRFGIDAVVFEGQPALERELAARGVRWPQ, from the coding sequence GTGATCCGCACGCTGATCTTCGACCTCGGCCGGGTGATCGTTCCCTTCGATTTCCGCCGCGCCTATGAGGCCATGAGCCGCCGCTGCGGACTGCCGCCGGAGCAGCTCCGCGCCCGGCTGGCCGCCGACGGTCTCGTCCGCGCATTTGAATCCGGCCGCATGGGGGCCGCCGACTTCCACCGCCGCGTGCAGGAGCTGCTGGAAACCGACGTCGAAATCGAAGAATTCAAAGAAATCTGGTTCTCAATATTTCTTCCGGAGACGCTGATTTCCTGCGATTTTCTTGCCAGACTGCACGTCAATTACAGGCTGGTTCTGCTCTCAAACACGAATCCCATCCATTTTGAAATGATCCGCGCCCGCTACCCGCTGCTCCGCCATTTTGACGCCTTCACGCTCTCCTACGAAGTCGGCGCGATGAAGCCGGAGCCGGAGATCTACGCGGCCGCCGTCGAGGCGGCGCGCTGCGCCCCGCGGGAATGCTTCTTTACCGACGACATTCCGGAATACGTGGAGGCGGCGCGCCGCTTCGGCATCGACGCGGTGGTCTTCGAGGGCCAGCCGGCGCTCGAACGCGAGCTCGCCGCCCGCGGCGTGCGCTGGCCTCAGTAG
- the hemL gene encoding glutamate-1-semialdehyde 2,1-aminomutase, with translation MDTSRSAALFERAQTRIPGGVNSPVRAFRSVGGTPRFIRRGEGCRMTDADGNTYIDYIGSWGPLILGHCFPPVVEAVREALENGSSFGAPTEREVELAELICQAVPSVEMVRLVNSGTEATMSALRLARGFTGRTLTVKFEGCYHGHVDSLLVKAGSGVATLGISGTAGVPEEFARTTIALPYNSVEALETAFAKHGPQIAAVIVEPVVGNMGCVPPKPGFLEVMRELCTRHGALLIFDEVMTGFRLAPGGAQQVYGIRPDLTTLGKVIGGGLPIAAYGGRADIMRHVAPAGNVYQAGTLSGNPCAVAAGIAVLRHLLAHPELYAQIDRAAARICAAAPAGVTVQRAGSMFTFFFTGRPVQSWEDAATSDTEKYAAFFHHLLERGVYFPPSQFEAAFVSTAHDERAIEETVEAIRSFPG, from the coding sequence ATGGACACTTCCCGCAGCGCGGCGCTCTTCGAGCGGGCGCAGACGCGGATCCCCGGGGGCGTGAATTCGCCGGTGCGCGCCTTCCGCAGCGTCGGCGGCACGCCCCGCTTCATCCGCCGCGGCGAAGGCTGCCGGATGACGGACGCCGATGGCAATACCTATATCGACTACATCGGCTCCTGGGGACCGCTGATTCTCGGACACTGCTTCCCGCCCGTCGTGGAAGCGGTGCGCGAGGCGCTCGAAAACGGCTCGAGCTTCGGCGCGCCCACCGAGCGCGAGGTCGAGCTGGCCGAGCTGATCTGCCAGGCCGTGCCGTCGGTCGAAATGGTCCGGCTGGTCAACTCCGGCACTGAAGCGACCATGAGCGCCCTGCGCCTGGCGCGCGGATTCACCGGGCGCACGCTCACGGTGAAGTTTGAGGGATGCTACCACGGCCATGTCGATTCTCTCCTTGTCAAGGCGGGCAGCGGCGTGGCCACCCTGGGCATTTCCGGCACGGCCGGAGTGCCCGAAGAGTTCGCGCGGACGACCATCGCCCTGCCCTACAACTCGGTGGAAGCGCTGGAGACGGCCTTCGCAAAACATGGGCCTCAGATCGCCGCCGTGATCGTCGAGCCGGTGGTCGGCAACATGGGCTGCGTGCCGCCGAAGCCCGGTTTTCTGGAAGTGATGCGCGAGCTATGCACGCGGCACGGCGCGCTGCTGATCTTCGACGAGGTGATGACAGGGTTCCGGCTGGCGCCCGGCGGCGCACAACAGGTTTACGGCATCCGCCCGGATCTGACGACGCTCGGCAAGGTCATCGGCGGCGGGCTGCCCATCGCTGCCTACGGCGGCCGCGCTGACATCATGCGCCATGTGGCCCCGGCGGGCAACGTCTACCAGGCGGGCACCCTCTCCGGCAATCCCTGCGCCGTGGCCGCCGGCATCGCCGTGCTCCGGCATCTGCTCGCCCATCCCGAGCTTTACGCGCAGATCGACCGGGCTGCGGCGCGGATCTGCGCCGCCGCCCCCGCTGGCGTCACCGTCCAGCGGGCTGGCTCGATGTTCACCTTCTTTTTCACCGGCCGGCCGGTTCAATCATGGGAGGACGCAGCCACCTCCGATACGGAAAAGTACGCCGCATTCTTCCATCATTTACTGGAACGCGGCGTCTATTTTCCGCCTTCGCAGTTCGAGGCGGCCTTCGTCTCGACGGCTCACGACGAGCGGGCCATCGAGGAAACGGTCGAGGCCATCCGCAGCTTTCCCGGCTGA